In Parabacteroides timonensis, the genomic stretch TTTGATTCGCCTGATCGAGTTCCGGCTGGTCGAGTCGGTTGAAGTAGCCCCGCGTCGTTTTTTCGTTCGTATGCCCTAATGCCTGACTGATCACGGCGATATCCACATGCAACCGACGGGCTTCGGAGGCCCAGGTATAACGCATCACATACGAGGTAAGGTTATTATGGATACCCAATAACTGCCCCACCTGTTTCAATGTTTCGTTATGGGAAGACAGCATGGACTTATACTGCTGGTAAGTAGCCGAGGCAAACATCACAGGGAAAAGGTAATCGCTCCCCGGTGATTCATATTTACGGATTATCTGCCACATGCCAGAAGTGATCTCGACACGTATCTCGATACCGGTCTTATGACGGTTGTACACGATAGCCTGTCCATGGATATTCTTCCGCGTCAGGTGCACCATGTCTACAAAAGGCATGCCATACGCCATAAAGCTGAATAGAGCCAGATCCGTTGCCAGGGTCAGATCGGGACGGTCACGAAAATCGGCTGTCGCCATCTTTTTCACCTGCTGGTCCGACAATGGCTTTTTAACCGTCATATCGCGTTTCAGTCTCAGTTTGTGGAACGGATGCAGTTTTCTTTTAAACGGTTTGTCGTCGAAAGCAGCATTGTATATCGCCCGGAGACTGCTCAGGTAGCTGTTGATCGTATTGATCTTTAATCCTTTTGCCTGTAAGTAAGCCTGAAAATCGTTCACCTGAGTCGCTGTTACGTCACAGACCCGAATATCCCTGTTTCCCAGGAAGACAAAGAAATGATGACCGGCTGCCTGATAAAGATCAGCCGTACTGTCTTTTCCCATCAGTCGCTTGCTTTCTGCCCGTCGACCGACATATTCATGCAGAAAAAGCCCTTTTTTCTTCTGATTGTTTTCTTTTGTTATTGCCATACATGATTGGTTATATTAGTAAATCAAAATGTTATACTTTTACAGGAATTAAAATCAAATATATCATTTTATTCCATTATTTGTAACATCACTTTTTCCATGGAGAACGCTTTCAGGGTAATTTCACCCTGTTCCGCTCCCATTTCTTCCCCTATAAACCTTTTTTGCACGGTCATAGTTCTCTTCACCCGGCTCATAATTTATTTTTTCCGGCAGCTGATACAGATTTACCCGGCAGAGAAATTGAATTACCTGCCGGGTGACGGGAATACACCGGCAGGTAAAAGCAAGAAATGGTCTCTTCGGATAAGAAAACGGATCGAAATCTTCCCTTTTTATCTCTATAACGAGAAAAAACCGAACTCAACATCTAATGACAATATGTTTGTCTTTCGGTGGTAAAGGCTAACAGGTACTTTAATTTTCCGGCAGGTCATCAGCAGATAAAGAACAAAAATTTATCAGTTCAGCTTTTAGGTTATCTTTCTGTATTTACTGAACGCCGGGAGAAACGCATAAAAAAAGATATCCTTAACCAAGCCTTCATACAGAAGACTGGCTAAGGAGATAAAATAGCAAAATGTAAATATGAATTAGTTATTCTTCCAGCAATCCTTCCAGGTAACGTTCCGGTGACAAACCGATGCGTTGCATAAAACCGGCAAGGGCACTAAAGTTCAATTCTTCTTTTTCACTGTCGAGCAAAGTGACTTTACGGATAGCATTCAACGGCAAAGAAATGGGAACGAAAGGTCTCAATTGTCCATCCTCATACCGGTAACCGGCATCGACCGGACTACGAAGGACTGCCAGCC encodes the following:
- a CDS encoding tyrosine-type recombinase/integrase, producing MAITKENNQKKKGLFLHEYVGRRAESKRLMGKDSTADLYQAAGHHFFVFLGNRDIRVCDVTATQVNDFQAYLQAKGLKINTINSYLSSLRAIYNAAFDDKPFKRKLHPFHKLRLKRDMTVKKPLSDQQVKKMATADFRDRPDLTLATDLALFSFMAYGMPFVDMVHLTRKNIHGQAIVYNRHKTGIEIRVEITSGMWQIIRKYESPGSDYLFPVMFASATYQQYKSMLSSHNETLKQVGQLLGIHNNLTSYVMRYTWASEARRLHVDIAVISQALGHTNEKTTRGYFNRLDQPELDQANQKITNQICKILLDKQKRINWRGVEATYL